A window of the Cystobacter fuscus genome harbors these coding sequences:
- a CDS encoding class I SAM-dependent methyltransferase, whose amino-acid sequence MRRLIAASVFSSLNVLLSPVTLLGYVLWTGGLFVRRGSGVSTTAQGPLSARWLEHHLGTRKDEPADLLMKFLPGVPPLGPRLAAGPMLFAHRLTGYVPRAFRYPFEGEVPPRYQASARIPFFDAAVDRYLADFDQFVILGAGFDTRAFRLPKDGRVRAFEVDMPKTQALKREMVEKAGIESARVTFVSADFEKEDWLERLEDAGFDAGRPALFLWEGVTMYLERQAVEDTLRKIASTARGSVVAFDYFTTEPLESRALYWRMARATTQASGETLKFGVDCSPPLSERLTELLRSCGLSLGEHQTLGKETEGKRAWGGFATAMVL is encoded by the coding sequence ATGCGTCGTCTCATCGCGGCGAGCGTCTTCTCCAGCCTCAACGTTCTTCTGTCCCCCGTGACGCTGCTCGGCTACGTCCTCTGGACCGGCGGTCTCTTCGTCCGGCGCGGATCGGGTGTATCGACAACGGCGCAGGGCCCCCTGTCCGCACGCTGGCTCGAGCACCACCTGGGGACCCGGAAGGACGAGCCGGCGGATCTGTTGATGAAGTTCCTGCCCGGTGTGCCTCCCCTGGGCCCACGCCTCGCGGCGGGCCCCATGCTGTTCGCCCACCGGCTGACGGGCTACGTGCCCAGGGCCTTCAGATACCCCTTCGAGGGCGAGGTGCCCCCACGATACCAGGCCTCCGCCCGGATCCCGTTCTTCGACGCCGCCGTGGACCGATACCTCGCGGACTTCGACCAGTTCGTCATCCTGGGAGCGGGTTTCGACACGCGCGCCTTCAGGCTTCCCAAGGACGGGAGGGTCCGCGCTTTCGAGGTCGACATGCCGAAGACCCAGGCGCTCAAGCGGGAGATGGTGGAGAAGGCCGGAATCGAATCGGCCCGAGTCACGTTCGTCTCCGCGGACTTCGAGAAGGAGGACTGGCTCGAGCGGCTCGAGGACGCGGGGTTCGACGCCGGCAGGCCCGCGCTCTTCCTGTGGGAGGGCGTGACCATGTACCTGGAGAGGCAAGCCGTCGAGGACACCCTGCGCAAGATCGCCAGCACCGCCCGGGGGAGCGTCGTCGCGTTCGACTATTTCACGACCGAGCCGCTCGAATCGCGGGCGCTCTACTGGCGTATGGCGAGAGCAACGACCCAGGCCAGCGGTGAAACGCTGAAATTCGGCGTGGATTGCAGTCCACCGTTGAGCGAGCGCCTCACCGAGCTGCTCCGGTCTTGCGGACTCTCACTCGGCGAGCACCAGACCCTCGGGAAAGAGACGGAGGGGAAGCGCGCCTGGGGCGGCTTCGCCACCGCGATGGTGCTCTAA
- a CDS encoding MXAN_6577-like cysteine-rich protein, which yields MTPMRCGGLVLAVFLSLVLAGCPDEGPLCAEGLSACGNECVDLSSSSSQCGACGVACSATQQCVEGACQCRAGAALCGGECVVTASDPAHCGGCAGAGGVACGPEQVCERGECKVACTLASSSLCGRSCVDVRTDAFHCGACGSVCADARSCHGGLCTDDVVAACFNTGQVVGIQAGADVRGPAVRVGTSPVSLAPMQDVLLVVDVSSRLLQARLSDYGELPARTQTGQVPNQVLVREPFVFVLNSTSNTLQVLRRDGEPAPGPGPRFPTGIPLTNVGSVNFGANTNPYAFTLEGPDAYVTLLGNLQGDASAGGRVVRVSVAEPTAPVITDTFVLPSGEALRPFPGRTTLPAPAGITSLQGRVYAALGNLDARSYSAGGPGFLARIDSGTRAVELLALGEACLNPFWVLPVGERLLVSCGGAATYDVDFNLTDVRGTGLVLLGAEGRVLDSLALGCPEATSCPLPSAGRFAVVGSRAYVGDNNAGRVFVIEVVGDTLVARKELAICPRSSGPSLVSDVIALP from the coding sequence ATGACGCCGATGCGATGCGGAGGGCTGGTCCTCGCGGTGTTCCTGTCCCTCGTATTGGCGGGGTGTCCGGACGAGGGGCCGCTGTGTGCCGAGGGCCTGAGCGCCTGCGGAAATGAGTGCGTGGATCTCTCCAGCTCCTCGTCCCAGTGTGGTGCGTGCGGGGTGGCCTGTTCCGCCACGCAGCAGTGTGTCGAGGGAGCCTGCCAGTGCCGGGCGGGGGCGGCGCTGTGCGGCGGGGAGTGTGTCGTGACGGCGTCGGACCCGGCGCACTGTGGCGGGTGCGCGGGCGCGGGTGGCGTGGCGTGTGGCCCCGAGCAGGTGTGCGAGCGGGGCGAGTGCAAGGTCGCGTGTACCCTGGCGTCCTCCTCGCTCTGTGGGCGCTCGTGTGTGGACGTGCGGACGGATGCCTTCCATTGCGGCGCCTGCGGGAGCGTGTGCGCGGACGCGCGGAGCTGTCACGGGGGCCTGTGCACGGATGATGTCGTCGCCGCGTGTTTCAACACCGGGCAGGTGGTGGGCATCCAGGCGGGAGCGGACGTGCGGGGGCCCGCGGTGCGGGTGGGCACGAGCCCCGTGTCCCTCGCGCCCATGCAGGACGTGCTGCTCGTGGTGGATGTGTCCTCGCGGCTGCTCCAGGCCCGGCTCTCCGACTACGGCGAGCTGCCCGCGCGCACCCAGACCGGACAGGTCCCCAATCAGGTGCTCGTGCGCGAGCCCTTCGTCTTCGTCCTCAACTCCACGAGCAACACGTTGCAGGTGCTGCGGCGCGACGGCGAGCCCGCTCCGGGTCCGGGCCCCCGCTTCCCCACGGGCATTCCCCTCACCAACGTGGGCAGTGTGAACTTCGGCGCCAACACCAACCCGTATGCCTTCACGCTCGAGGGGCCGGACGCGTATGTCACGCTCCTCGGCAATCTCCAGGGGGACGCGTCCGCGGGAGGCCGGGTGGTGCGCGTCTCGGTGGCGGAGCCCACCGCGCCCGTCATCACGGACACCTTCGTGCTGCCCTCGGGCGAGGCCCTGCGCCCCTTCCCTGGCCGCACCACGCTCCCCGCGCCCGCGGGCATCACCTCGCTCCAGGGCCGGGTGTACGCCGCGCTGGGCAACCTGGATGCGCGCAGCTACTCCGCCGGAGGCCCCGGGTTCCTCGCCCGGATCGATTCGGGCACTCGCGCGGTGGAGCTGCTCGCGCTGGGCGAGGCATGTCTCAATCCCTTCTGGGTGCTCCCCGTGGGCGAACGGCTGCTCGTGAGCTGTGGCGGCGCCGCCACCTATGACGTCGACTTCAACCTCACGGACGTCCGGGGCACGGGCCTGGTGCTGCTCGGCGCGGAGGGCCGCGTGCTGGACTCGCTCGCGCTGGGTTGTCCGGAAGCGACGTCGTGTCCGCTGCCCTCGGCGGGACGCTTCGCCGTGGTGGGCTCTCGGGCCTACGTGGGCGACAACAACGCGGGTCGCGTCTTCGTCATCGAGGTCGTGGGCGACACGCTCGTGGCGCGCAAGGAATTGGCCATCTGTCCCCGAAGCTCGGGCCCCTCGCTCGTCAGTGATGTCATCGCTCTACCGTGA
- a CDS encoding FHA domain-containing protein, whose protein sequence is MHLKFSTLASQFLDDPQSVRRAVCWPVLVWEATPVGVGPAFSRRTMTGLSLRRPTVAEPLVLEVRRRSHVVTPSTGIVLGRTLDSDIMVEDPTVSRVHASFNEEAQTGMWYVSDSGSHNGTWQDGTLLIPGRPSPLFERASLCFGDVMATFLQFSAFNQFILDWLARHSRATPTPVPESFLTRHGEAP, encoded by the coding sequence GTGCACCTGAAGTTCTCCACCCTCGCGTCGCAGTTCCTGGATGATCCCCAGTCCGTGCGGCGCGCGGTGTGCTGGCCGGTGCTGGTGTGGGAGGCTACTCCCGTGGGCGTGGGTCCTGCCTTTTCCCGCAGGACGATGACGGGGCTGTCGCTGCGCCGTCCCACGGTCGCCGAGCCGCTGGTGCTCGAGGTGCGCAGGCGCTCGCATGTGGTGACGCCCTCCACGGGCATCGTCCTGGGCCGCACGCTCGACAGCGACATCATGGTGGAGGACCCCACCGTGTCGCGCGTGCACGCCTCCTTCAACGAGGAGGCGCAGACGGGCATGTGGTACGTCTCCGACAGCGGCAGCCACAACGGCACCTGGCAGGATGGCACCCTGCTCATCCCCGGCCGGCCGTCGCCCCTCTTCGAGCGGGCCTCGCTGTGCTTCGGGGACGTGATGGCCACCTTCCTCCAGTTCTCCGCCTTCAATCAGTTCATTCTCGACTGGTTGGCACGTCACTCGCGCGCCACGCCCACCCCCGTGCCCGAGAGCTTCTTGACGCGCCACGGGGAAGCCCCCTAG
- a CDS encoding ubiquinol-cytochrome c reductase iron-sulfur subunit, whose translation MTRPLPPPTALPRRRVLGSLVQGTCALAALCAGCGPREGEGDSDAVACGVTPGSAAEGWVEVRLADHPELREPGGSVVVRVPEALLDVVVIHTASGCFVTVWHICSHGDCLVAYKPGESLLECPCHGSRFGEDGRVLRGPATRPLKTFATARVGESVWISRAR comes from the coding sequence ATGACGCGACCGCTCCCTCCTCCCACGGCGCTCCCCCGCCGGCGCGTGCTGGGCTCGCTCGTCCAGGGAACCTGTGCCCTGGCGGCCCTGTGCGCCGGGTGTGGCCCGCGGGAGGGGGAGGGCGACTCCGACGCCGTGGCGTGTGGCGTCACGCCCGGCTCCGCCGCCGAGGGCTGGGTGGAGGTGCGGCTCGCCGACCACCCGGAATTGCGCGAGCCGGGGGGCTCGGTGGTGGTGCGGGTGCCCGAGGCGCTGCTCGACGTGGTGGTGATTCACACCGCGTCGGGCTGCTTCGTCACTGTCTGGCACATCTGCTCCCATGGGGACTGTCTGGTGGCCTACAAGCCCGGCGAGTCGCTCCTCGAGTGTCCGTGCCACGGCTCGCGCTTCGGGGAGGACGGCCGGGTGCTGCGCGGTCCCGCCACCCGTCCCCTGAAGACCTTCGCGACGGCCCGGGTGGGCGAGTCGGTGTGGATCTCCCGGGCGCGCTGA
- a CDS encoding FHA domain-containing protein encodes MWQIIINGPGYFDTSYELPEGVTYLGRADENDIVLGGDLVSRRHARLVLEGDHLRVEDLGSRNGSRLNGTLFQGSADLRPGDTISLGENSVSVRQAQQSENAATEMVDLGAGGVRRFGHGDDVGPSVLLAKNIKDVDLLRALDNISTPWGDSSPPMAAAPIAPAPPTAAPQPQRGFAETLFLLFRTAETLATATNLTSFLESTMDRLLQRIDATTAVVLLRHPTGVLVPASVRHRGKLSQGEVPVSDAIIDEALRQGRALLVGDVRDDRRFASRESVILYGVDRVLCIPLGNEPTFAGVLYINTSARSDTELEVMLDACTAVAHLVSTGIQKFSAPPASSSSPPLRHHLERFHAPDVAERRATEALRSGSRLQGLEERTVSIVHVELASFSTLSARLGPARASVLLNDFHSRLGGLVFSFEGALEGLLGDSMRAIFGALQTRPDDAVHAVRAALALRSDWDRHMARRPADERCSLRIGVNTAKVLVGMVGPDSRPSLCAVGEGVNVATWLAGSAESGQLLVTGKTLAVTGARFDVVPLGERLLRPPRDKVAAFEVLDEDVGQLTNPGVR; translated from the coding sequence ATGTGGCAGATCATCATCAACGGCCCGGGTTACTTCGATACCTCCTACGAATTGCCCGAGGGCGTCACCTACCTCGGCCGCGCGGATGAGAACGACATCGTCCTGGGCGGCGATCTCGTGTCGCGGCGGCACGCCCGGCTCGTGCTGGAGGGCGACCACCTGCGCGTGGAGGACCTGGGCAGCCGCAACGGCAGCCGCCTCAACGGCACCCTCTTCCAGGGCAGCGCCGACCTGCGCCCCGGCGACACCATCTCCCTGGGGGAGAACTCCGTGTCGGTGCGCCAGGCGCAGCAGTCGGAGAACGCCGCCACGGAGATGGTGGACCTGGGCGCCGGAGGCGTGCGCCGCTTCGGCCACGGCGACGACGTGGGCCCCTCCGTCCTGCTCGCCAAGAACATCAAGGACGTGGATCTGCTGCGGGCGCTCGACAACATCTCCACGCCCTGGGGCGACTCGTCCCCTCCCATGGCCGCGGCGCCCATCGCGCCGGCGCCGCCCACCGCGGCGCCCCAGCCCCAGCGGGGATTCGCCGAGACGCTCTTCCTGCTCTTCCGCACCGCGGAGACGCTCGCCACCGCCACGAACCTGACGTCCTTCCTCGAGTCCACGATGGACCGGTTGCTCCAGCGCATCGACGCCACCACCGCCGTGGTGCTCCTGCGCCACCCCACGGGGGTGCTGGTGCCCGCCTCCGTGCGCCACCGGGGCAAGCTGTCCCAGGGCGAGGTGCCCGTCTCGGACGCCATCATCGACGAGGCGCTGCGCCAGGGCCGCGCCCTGCTGGTGGGAGACGTGCGCGACGACCGCCGCTTCGCCAGCCGCGAGAGCGTCATCCTCTACGGCGTGGACCGGGTGCTCTGCATCCCCCTGGGCAACGAGCCCACGTTCGCGGGCGTGCTCTACATCAACACCTCGGCGCGCAGCGACACGGAGCTGGAGGTGATGCTCGACGCCTGCACCGCCGTGGCGCACCTGGTGTCCACCGGCATCCAGAAGTTCTCCGCGCCCCCAGCGTCCAGTTCCAGCCCTCCGCTGCGCCACCACCTGGAGCGCTTCCACGCCCCCGACGTGGCCGAGCGGCGCGCCACCGAGGCCCTGCGCTCGGGCTCCCGGCTCCAGGGTCTGGAGGAGCGCACCGTGAGCATCGTCCACGTGGAGCTCGCGAGCTTCAGCACGCTGAGCGCCCGGCTGGGGCCCGCGCGTGCCTCGGTGCTGCTCAACGACTTCCATTCGCGGCTGGGAGGTCTCGTCTTCAGCTTCGAGGGCGCCCTGGAGGGTCTGCTCGGCGACTCGATGCGCGCCATCTTCGGGGCCCTGCAGACCCGGCCGGATGACGCCGTGCACGCGGTGCGTGCCGCGCTTGCCCTGCGCTCCGACTGGGATCGCCACATGGCGCGCCGCCCCGCGGACGAGCGGTGCTCGCTGCGCATCGGCGTCAACACCGCCAAGGTACTGGTGGGCATGGTGGGCCCCGACTCGCGCCCCTCGCTGTGCGCGGTGGGCGAGGGCGTCAACGTGGCCACCTGGCTCGCCGGCTCCGCCGAGTCCGGCCAGCTGCTCGTCACCGGCAAGACGCTCGCCGTCACCGGCGCCCGCTTCGACGTGGTCCCCCTGGGCGAGCGCCTGCTCCGTCCCCCGCGCGACAAGGTGGCCGCCTTCGAGGTCCTGGACGAGGACGTCGGCCAGCTCACCAATCCCGGTGTGCGCTGA
- a CDS encoding serine/threonine-protein kinase, whose product MDPRRLEELFDALVDLEPADAARRLDESCAGDVALREAVEKLLVHDRAAGAGFLAHPPAVLAEAVLAREPSVVTHPEESAGLGRFAVIRKLGEGGMGTVYMGYDALLDRRVALKLLQRDTVAREWLLREAQALARLSHPNVVAVHEVSEHEGRVFIAMEFVDGQNLREWLAGAVRSVPEVLAMLAQAGRGLAAAHEAGLVHRDFKPENVLVGKDGRARVADFGIAALAVRPGEGSWSVASPGEERRPGASPSALASPLTHRGTLMGTPSYMAPELFLGERATPASDQFAFCVALYTAVYGAPPFAGEDLSALSRSVLDGQFRLPPVRPGIPGWLALILRRGLAREPAERFPSMAALIAALEEHLASLPVRDPEVVRRERLSIAGICIVFILGFCATVLARLGTRLEPGPRDLFFIPVGMIVASIVANVVFRERISRLAPGRRSARLFLVVGPTLLAHRMLALRFGIAPLHIVAVDQLFLAAIFGVAGLTLDWALAAFAVIALAGACVDAYVPERAGAVFVVTWLLAMPLALLRWALREPA is encoded by the coding sequence GTGGATCCCAGAAGGCTCGAGGAGCTGTTCGACGCCCTGGTCGACCTGGAGCCCGCGGACGCGGCGCGGCGGCTCGACGAGTCCTGCGCGGGCGACGTCGCGCTCCGTGAGGCGGTGGAGAAGCTCCTCGTCCACGACCGTGCGGCGGGAGCGGGCTTCCTCGCGCATCCACCCGCCGTGCTGGCCGAGGCGGTCCTCGCGCGGGAGCCCTCCGTGGTCACCCATCCAGAGGAGTCCGCCGGGCTCGGGCGATTCGCCGTCATCCGCAAGCTGGGTGAGGGTGGAATGGGCACCGTCTACATGGGATATGACGCGCTGCTGGACCGGCGCGTGGCGCTCAAGCTGCTCCAACGGGACACGGTCGCGCGGGAGTGGCTCCTGCGCGAGGCCCAGGCGCTCGCGCGGCTCTCGCACCCGAACGTCGTCGCCGTTCACGAGGTGTCCGAGCACGAGGGCCGGGTCTTCATCGCGATGGAGTTCGTCGATGGCCAGAACCTGCGGGAGTGGCTCGCGGGCGCGGTGCGCTCCGTTCCGGAGGTGCTGGCGATGCTGGCGCAGGCCGGCCGGGGCCTCGCTGCCGCACACGAGGCCGGACTCGTGCATCGTGATTTCAAACCCGAGAACGTGCTCGTCGGCAAGGACGGGCGGGCGCGGGTCGCCGACTTTGGCATCGCCGCGCTCGCGGTGCGCCCCGGCGAGGGCTCCTGGAGCGTTGCTTCCCCCGGGGAGGAGCGGCGGCCCGGCGCGAGTCCGAGTGCTCTCGCGAGTCCTCTGACACACCGGGGCACCTTGATGGGCACGCCCTCGTACATGGCGCCGGAGCTGTTCCTGGGCGAGCGGGCGACACCCGCGAGCGATCAGTTCGCGTTCTGTGTCGCGCTCTACACCGCGGTGTACGGGGCGCCGCCCTTCGCCGGAGAGGATCTCTCCGCCCTGTCCCGGAGCGTGCTCGACGGCCAGTTCCGGCTACCCCCCGTGCGCCCGGGCATTCCCGGGTGGCTCGCGCTCATCCTCCGTCGGGGCCTCGCGAGAGAGCCGGCCGAGCGCTTTCCGTCCATGGCGGCGCTCATCGCCGCGCTCGAGGAGCACCTCGCGAGCCTTCCCGTGCGGGATCCGGAAGTGGTGCGGCGGGAGCGGTTGAGCATCGCCGGTATCTGCATCGTCTTCATCCTTGGATTCTGCGCCACCGTCCTCGCCCGCCTCGGCACGCGGCTCGAGCCGGGTCCCAGGGATCTCTTCTTCATTCCCGTGGGGATGATCGTCGCCTCGATCGTTGCCAACGTGGTGTTCCGCGAGCGGATCTCCAGGCTCGCTCCTGGCAGGCGGTCCGCCAGGCTCTTCCTGGTTGTCGGTCCCACGCTCCTCGCGCACCGGATGCTCGCGCTCCGGTTTGGCATCGCGCCGCTCCATATCGTCGCGGTGGATCAACTGTTCCTCGCGGCGATCTTTGGTGTCGCGGGGCTCACGCTGGACTGGGCGCTCGCGGCGTTCGCGGTCATCGCGCTCGCCGGCGCCTGCGTCGACGCCTACGTGCCCGAACGGGCTGGGGCCGTGTTCGTGGTGACATGGCTGCTCGCCATGCCGCTGGCCCTGCTGCGCTGGGCGCTCCGGGAGCCGGCCTGA
- a CDS encoding cell surface protein, translating to MSRSLVARMSRGTWLLLPVLAAGCGEPSLQDEPQTLAACPAQPQPFADRVASYSFGPNAGFGQDTFPGIVLGPPHGEGASSGSLDVLSLGRGGEIVLEFTDIGVVDGPGVDLLVFENAFNSPIGPFVERGIVAVSEDGQTWHEFPCASTDAAGGYPGCAGIKPVYSSPTNGVSATDPSVAGGDGFDLATLGVPRARFVRVRDAGNNPNGSPSSGFDLDAVAVVNGYALCQTP from the coding sequence GTGAGTCGCTCGCTCGTTGCCCGCATGTCCAGGGGCACCTGGCTCCTCCTTCCCGTGCTCGCCGCGGGCTGTGGGGAGCCGTCCCTCCAGGACGAGCCCCAGACTCTCGCGGCGTGCCCGGCGCAGCCCCAGCCCTTCGCCGATCGGGTGGCGTCCTACTCGTTCGGCCCGAACGCGGGCTTTGGTCAGGATACCTTCCCCGGCATCGTGCTCGGGCCTCCCCATGGAGAGGGGGCGAGCTCGGGCTCGCTGGATGTCCTCTCCCTGGGTCGCGGGGGGGAAATCGTCCTCGAGTTCACCGACATCGGCGTGGTGGACGGTCCTGGCGTGGACCTGCTCGTCTTCGAGAACGCCTTCAACAGCCCCATCGGTCCCTTCGTGGAGCGGGGCATCGTCGCGGTGAGCGAGGATGGCCAGACGTGGCACGAGTTCCCCTGCGCCTCCACGGACGCGGCGGGAGGGTATCCCGGTTGCGCGGGCATCAAGCCCGTGTACTCCTCGCCGACCAATGGCGTGAGTGCCACGGATCCCTCGGTGGCGGGGGGTGATGGCTTCGACCTCGCCACCCTGGGGGTGCCCCGGGCCCGCTTCGTCCGCGTGCGCGACGCGGGGAACAACCCCAATGGCTCCCCCTCCTCGGGGTTCGACCTGGACGCGGTCGCCGTGGTGAACGGCTACGCTCTCTGCCAGACGCCATGA
- a CDS encoding ComEA family DNA-binding protein — protein MSRRAGWCAVVLALVGVLGAADAEAAGAKWRTRYTGQVNLNEATREQLDALPSVGAKAAQRIIAFREKRPFKRVEELVRVKGFGKKRFLQLKPYLTLQGTTTLKAERVREQEPGKG, from the coding sequence GTGAGCAGGCGAGCGGGCTGGTGCGCGGTGGTGCTCGCACTGGTGGGGGTGCTCGGGGCGGCGGACGCGGAGGCGGCGGGCGCGAAGTGGCGCACCCGGTACACGGGCCAGGTGAACCTGAACGAGGCGACGCGCGAGCAGTTGGACGCGCTGCCGAGCGTGGGAGCCAAGGCCGCCCAGCGCATCATCGCCTTCCGGGAGAAGCGGCCCTTCAAGCGCGTGGAGGAGCTGGTGCGGGTGAAGGGCTTCGGCAAGAAGCGCTTCCTCCAGCTCAAGCCCTACCTGACACTCCAGGGCACCACGACGCTCAAGGCCGAGCGCGTGCGTGAGCAGGAGCCCGGCAAGGGCTGA
- a CDS encoding MBL fold metallo-hydrolase, which produces MLGFETIGNATLIAFDGKPKLVTDPWLSDTAYFGSWGLSYSIPPEQRSHIQECEYVWFSHGHPDHLNGDSLPALSGKKSSWAIMWAAASTRR; this is translated from the coding sequence ATGCTTGGATTCGAGACCATTGGGAATGCCACACTCATCGCCTTTGATGGCAAACCAAAGCTGGTCACGGATCCGTGGCTCAGTGATACCGCCTACTTCGGGAGCTGGGGGCTGAGCTACTCCATTCCACCGGAGCAACGGAGCCACATCCAGGAGTGCGAATACGTCTGGTTTTCACATGGCCATCCAGACCATCTGAACGGCGACTCGCTGCCCGCGCTCTCCGGCAAGAAGTCCTCCTGGGCGATCATGTGGGCAGCCGCATCTACGAGGCGCTGA
- a CDS encoding TonB-dependent receptor plug domain-containing protein — translation MRWSSLAGCLVLGTSASVLAQPPEAPGGEPFRVPIVEVEEARPVSEPADSASRRDPSGALTVIDGEEGAGAARDTAALLSTAPGVVVQDSGGYGQSKGVVVRGASSNGTLVLLDGIPLNGAGGIADVSRVPVALAERIEVLRGGAGARYGSGGLGGVINIITRRPGESARVAGELSYGSWDTAVGWLSATGPIAGNEVLLLLHGGLSRGNFRYLFDPSPTLPGDALVESRRANNDAHGAGGLLRLRRELGGGFSVDALGELSLDGRGLAGTAQNPSVDARQSARRGSATVRLAGVLPGGGSVEARAYYRRDWLALDGGMWSGVSAQVQQVGGVEAEGRKRWGRHALSALVGVGGEAVSAAETAAASGGEPAWFRASVMAMDEVRAWDERLTIAPSMRVERAGPYTLWSPKLGASLLLPAGLELRANAGRAHRAPSFLELYVRQGTLLPNPALRPESALYADAAVVHRTEVSSASVGGYASLYEDLISYEAYPPGAARPYNFVRARVVGLEAEGEWRPHPFLSGALSYTLTVSNDLQRDGRFYLRELPYRPRHKLFARVLAGPRWLTGRVEVLAQSAHALSRDGVLTLPGRAFVHTGVSSTFGSRPELTVSLEVRNLLDARVEDFVGYPLPGRAVYVSVSGAFEPGRKTP, via the coding sequence ATGCGGTGGTCTTCCCTCGCCGGGTGTCTGGTACTCGGCACGAGCGCGTCCGTCCTCGCCCAGCCTCCCGAGGCTCCTGGAGGCGAGCCCTTCCGCGTTCCCATCGTCGAGGTGGAGGAGGCGCGTCCCGTCTCCGAGCCCGCGGACTCCGCCTCGCGGCGTGATCCCAGCGGGGCCCTGACGGTGATCGACGGGGAGGAGGGCGCGGGCGCGGCGCGTGACACCGCGGCGCTGCTGTCCACCGCGCCCGGGGTCGTGGTGCAGGACTCGGGCGGCTACGGACAGAGCAAGGGCGTGGTGGTGCGCGGGGCGTCCTCGAATGGGACGCTGGTGCTGCTCGATGGCATTCCGCTCAATGGGGCCGGAGGCATCGCGGACGTGTCGCGCGTGCCCGTGGCGCTGGCCGAGCGCATCGAGGTGCTGCGCGGCGGCGCCGGAGCGCGCTACGGCTCGGGAGGCCTCGGCGGCGTCATCAACATCATCACCCGCCGCCCAGGTGAGAGCGCGCGCGTGGCGGGTGAGCTGTCGTATGGGAGCTGGGACACGGCGGTGGGCTGGTTGTCCGCCACGGGGCCGATCGCGGGCAACGAGGTGCTGCTGCTGCTCCATGGCGGCCTGTCGCGTGGGAACTTCCGCTACCTCTTCGATCCGAGCCCCACGCTGCCCGGGGACGCGCTCGTGGAGTCGCGGCGCGCGAACAACGATGCCCACGGCGCGGGGGGACTGCTGCGGCTGCGGCGCGAGCTGGGTGGCGGTTTCTCCGTGGACGCGCTGGGCGAGCTGTCCCTCGACGGGCGTGGGCTCGCGGGCACCGCGCAGAATCCGAGCGTGGATGCGCGGCAGTCCGCGCGTCGGGGCTCGGCGACGGTGCGGCTCGCGGGCGTGTTGCCGGGAGGCGGGAGCGTGGAGGCGCGCGCGTACTACCGGCGGGACTGGCTGGCGCTCGACGGAGGAATGTGGAGCGGGGTGTCGGCGCAGGTGCAACAGGTGGGCGGCGTGGAGGCGGAGGGGCGCAAGCGGTGGGGGCGGCACGCGCTGTCCGCGCTGGTGGGCGTGGGAGGCGAGGCCGTGTCCGCCGCGGAGACGGCCGCGGCCTCCGGTGGCGAGCCCGCGTGGTTCCGCGCGAGTGTCATGGCGATGGACGAGGTGCGGGCATGGGACGAGCGCCTGACGATCGCGCCCTCGATGCGCGTGGAGCGGGCGGGGCCCTACACGTTGTGGTCGCCGAAGCTGGGTGCCTCGCTGCTGCTGCCCGCGGGACTCGAGCTGCGGGCCAACGCGGGACGGGCCCACCGCGCGCCGTCCTTCCTGGAGTTGTACGTGCGCCAGGGCACGCTCCTGCCCAACCCGGCGTTGCGCCCCGAGAGCGCGCTGTACGCGGACGCGGCGGTGGTGCACCGCACGGAGGTGTCCTCCGCCTCGGTGGGGGGGTACGCGAGCCTCTATGAGGATCTCATCTCCTACGAGGCCTATCCGCCCGGAGCGGCCCGGCCCTACAACTTCGTCCGGGCGCGCGTGGTGGGGCTCGAGGCCGAGGGCGAGTGGCGGCCCCATCCGTTCCTCTCGGGCGCGTTGAGCTACACGCTCACCGTGTCGAATGATCTGCAACGCGACGGGCGCTTCTACCTGCGCGAACTGCCCTACCGGCCCCGGCACAAGCTGTTCGCGCGGGTGCTGGCTGGTCCCCGGTGGCTCACGGGGCGCGTGGAGGTGCTGGCCCAGTCGGCCCACGCGCTGTCGCGGGACGGGGTGCTGACCCTGCCCGGTCGGGCCTTCGTCCACACGGGAGTGTCCAGCACCTTCGGCTCGCGCCCGGAGCTCACCGTGTCCCTCGAGGTTCGCAACCTGCTCGACGCGCGCGTCGAGGACTTCGTGGGCTATCCCCTGCCGGGCCGCGCCGTGTACGTGTCCGTGTCGGGCGCGTTCGAGCCGGGAAGGAAGACGCCATGA